Proteins encoded by one window of Bdellovibrionales bacterium:
- a CDS encoding DUF3050 domain-containing protein, which produces MKLPQNKILARKRALYEHPLFAQNIIKSLDDLHIFMEHHVFAVWDFMSLIKTLQHHVCPSTTCWLPTPNIRNGSARLVNEIILAEESDIDIDGKSSISHHDLYCQAMLEVGADANQFEEFIEQVRHLGFWEALDTSTVPAASAHFMRKTFQFVESGEAHIVAAAFCFGRETIIPDMFTGLTQSLSISKLDCPKFHHYLERHIQIDGGEHGPASIELVENLCNHDPVHIHEAEQAALEAIDARIKLWDDVMAVIQNDRAAWRHN; this is translated from the coding sequence ATGAAATTGCCACAAAACAAGATCCTCGCTCGAAAAAGAGCTCTCTACGAGCATCCCTTGTTTGCGCAAAATATAATTAAATCCCTCGATGATTTACATATTTTTATGGAGCATCACGTGTTCGCGGTGTGGGATTTTATGAGTCTAATTAAAACTCTTCAGCATCATGTTTGTCCCAGCACGACCTGTTGGTTACCGACGCCGAATATTCGTAATGGCTCAGCTCGACTCGTTAACGAGATTATTCTGGCAGAAGAGAGCGATATCGATATCGATGGAAAGAGCTCGATCAGTCATCATGATCTGTATTGCCAGGCGATGCTTGAAGTGGGAGCGGACGCCAATCAGTTTGAAGAATTTATTGAACAAGTTCGTCATCTCGGGTTTTGGGAGGCTCTGGACACCTCTACGGTTCCGGCAGCGTCCGCCCACTTTATGAGAAAAACGTTTCAGTTTGTTGAGAGTGGAGAAGCTCATATCGTGGCCGCAGCTTTTTGTTTTGGACGAGAGACGATCATTCCCGATATGTTTACGGGGCTCACACAGAGTTTAAGTATCTCCAAATTGGACTGTCCCAAATTTCACCACTACCTTGAGCGCCATATCCAAATCGATGGGGGAGAGCATGGCCCGGCTTCGATCGAGCTTGTCGAAAATCTTTGTAATCACGATCCAGTACATATTCACGAAGCCGAACAGGCCGCTTTAGAGGCCATCGACGCTCGTATCAAACTTTGGGATGATGTGATGGCTGTCATTCAAAATGACCGAGCGGCGTGGAGGCATAACTAG